A genomic window from Dermacentor silvarum isolate Dsil-2018 chromosome 9, BIME_Dsil_1.4, whole genome shotgun sequence includes:
- the LOC119464615 gene encoding uncharacterized protein LOC119464615 isoform X1 yields the protein MNSLVCSVLLSALVASAFGGFIGGGGGGLGGGLGGGYVGGGGLGGYGGGYGGGLGGGVGFGGLGVGGIGGGGGNVGVGSSVVLLSGGRAGAGKSVAGPAFLVRTVHHVNQVSGGGAVVAHSGIGGVGGGAGVGGVGLGGGLGGFGGGVTYGGYGGYGAGGYGGYGGYGTGGYGGYGGYGAGGYGGGSGVVGKVVLVKHHK from the exons ATGAACTCCCTG GTGTGCAGCGTCCTACTAAGTGCCCTGGTTGCCAGCGCCTTTGGCGGATTCATCGGAGGCGGTGGCGGAGGTCTCGGCGGTGGTCTGGGCGGTGGATACGTCGGTGGAGGTGGTCTCGGAGGTTACGGTGGAGGCTACGGCGGAGGTCTCGGTGGCGGCGTCGGTTTCGGAGGCCTGGGTGTCGGTGGCATCGGCGGAGGCGGCGGTAACGTCGGTGTGGGAAGCAGCGTCGTCCTGCTCAGCGGTGGCCGGGCGGGTGCCGGGAAGTCCGTGGCCGGACCTGCATTCCTCGTCCGCACTGTGCACCACGTAAATCAGGTTTCCGGCGGCGGAGCTGTTGTGGCCCACTCCGGCATCGGAGGCGTCGGCGGCGGAGCCGGTGTTGGAGGTGTCGGCCTCGGTGGTGGCCTCGGAGGTTTCGGAGGTGGTGTCACCTACGGTGGCTATGGTGGCTACGGTGCTGGTGGCTATGGTGGTTACGGGGGCTACGGCACCGGTGGCTACGGCGGATACGGTGGCTACGGCGCTGGTGGCTATGGCGGCGGCAGCGGTGTCGTCGGCAAGGTCGTGCTCGTCAAGCACCACAAATAA